Proteins encoded by one window of Bacillota bacterium:
- a CDS encoding ABC transporter substrate-binding protein yields MQFDVTKERRLTGVEVDLFAKHRENTTRSPPFHCRIWRRGKVFKVGQALTHTYEINFREVFTIKRKYISLVVMLLLILSVGTLTACGEQAPQQQEENTGSEQTFQKDVTLGIVEWPGVTQKTYVLKEVLDNLGYEVKINTFTVPILLKAVSTGDVDAFAGTWFNSLGDTLQQYIDDGTIVVLGNNVEKSLYRSAVPTYVYEAGVKSLADLDKYADKFDRKYYGIEPGNAGNEIMMKAVDNDTYGLGDWKVLESSTSAMLASVERATESKEWIVFSGWKPHWMNVAYDMKYLDDPESIWGKPSKIGTIARSGLPEDDPNLTRFLKQFKINSEIQSAWIMEYGKKNRDPEIVAKEWVADNLDVVNPWLEGVKTVDGQDAQNVVQEAY; encoded by the coding sequence GAGAACACAACACGGTCCCCACCTTTCCACTGCAGAATATGGAGAAGGGGAAAAGTCTTTAAAGTTGGCCAAGCACTAACTCACACATATGAAATAAATTTCAGGGAGGTTTTCACCATTAAAAGAAAATATATTTCTTTAGTAGTTATGTTGCTGTTGATTCTATCTGTAGGTACCCTTACTGCATGTGGTGAGCAAGCACCACAGCAGCAAGAAGAAAACACCGGTAGTGAACAGACCTTTCAGAAAGATGTTACTTTAGGCATTGTTGAATGGCCGGGAGTAACTCAAAAAACCTATGTATTAAAGGAAGTTTTAGACAACCTTGGCTATGAAGTTAAAATTAATACCTTTACGGTGCCCATACTGCTTAAGGCCGTGTCCACGGGTGATGTGGATGCCTTTGCCGGAACCTGGTTTAATAGCCTGGGAGATACTCTGCAGCAATACATTGATGACGGCACCATTGTGGTGTTGGGTAATAATGTGGAAAAGAGTCTGTACCGGTCAGCTGTCCCCACTTATGTATATGAAGCAGGGGTCAAATCCCTGGCAGATTTGGACAAGTATGCAGACAAATTTGACCGCAAGTATTACGGCATCGAGCCGGGCAACGCCGGTAACGAAATAATGATGAAAGCTGTTGACAATGACACGTATGGCCTGGGTGACTGGAAGGTGCTGGAGAGCAGCACATCCGCCATGCTGGCGTCCGTGGAGAGAGCCACCGAGTCCAAGGAATGGATTGTGTTCAGTGGCTGGAAACCCCACTGGATGAATGTGGCTTATGATATGAAGTATCTGGACGACCCGGAAAGCATCTGGGGTAAGCCTAGTAAGATCGGTACCATTGCCAGAAGCGGGCTACCTGAAGATGATCCTAATCTGACTAGGTTCTTAAAGCAATTTAAAATAAACAGTGAAATTCAAAGTGCGTGGATCATGGAATACGGGAAGAAAAACCGCGATCCGGAAATAGTAGCCAAGGAATGGGTTGCAGATAATTTAGATGTAGTCAATCCTTGGTTGGAAGGAGTCAAAACTGTTGACGGGCAAGATGCACAGAATGTTGTGCAGGAAGCTTATTAA
- a CDS encoding TetR/AcrR family transcriptional regulator — translation MAKFTESEKDQIRQCLLTKGKELFIQYGLDKTSIDELVQACGIAKGSFYKFFSSKEELFYVILQNQEEITNRLLGGHLQKDLPPKELISSFLHLAYKLADENPLLQQWFQEGEAERILRKVPKHLINDSSEDNAKKGIAFVQALIQRGVFKEQDPEVINGVLHAILLLRLHKEELGEDLFPKIMDVIIDNIAEGLTADG, via the coding sequence ATGGCTAAGTTTACTGAAAGTGAAAAGGATCAAATCCGGCAGTGCCTTTTAACAAAAGGTAAAGAGCTTTTTATTCAATATGGCCTGGACAAAACCAGCATTGATGAACTTGTTCAAGCATGCGGCATTGCCAAGGGCTCCTTTTATAAATTTTTCTCCTCCAAAGAAGAACTTTTTTATGTCATCTTACAAAACCAGGAAGAGATTACAAACCGGTTACTAGGAGGACACCTGCAGAAGGATCTCCCCCCCAAGGAATTAATCTCTTCCTTTTTACATTTGGCTTATAAACTTGCTGATGAAAATCCCCTTTTGCAACAGTGGTTTCAAGAGGGGGAAGCTGAACGCATATTACGTAAAGTACCCAAGCATTTAATAAATGACTCTTCAGAGGATAACGCAAAAAAGGGAATTGCTTTTGTTCAGGCCTTAATTCAACGTGGTGTGTTTAAAGAACAGGACCCGGAAGTAATTAATGGGGTTCTTCATGCCATTTTGCTGCTTCGGCTGCATAAAGAAGAGCTAGGTGAAGACCTATTCCCTAAAATTATGGACGTAATTATCGATAATATTGCGGAAGGCTTAACAGCTGATGGATAG
- a CDS encoding alpha/beta fold hydrolase, which produces MSFAKINGINLHYEIRGTGPRVLFIHGIGGDLKNPIGIFNSPLPQNFTVLAFDPRGLGESDSPTISCSIADLAEDAAGLAEAVGWDRYHVLGVSMGGMVAQELALSHPSRVDRLVLGVTNGGGINSGPRVVDRMNEMSAAEKLKLSDLRKDEAWMAANPEMVNRFEEQSRAASEALHADPALLRGYNNQVNAVLKHDAFDRLPEIKAPTLVFGGRYDGSCPPDITRAMANQIPGARYELLESGHGDWYFDPAAWKMIIDFLRG; this is translated from the coding sequence ATGTCTTTCGCTAAAATTAATGGCATCAACCTTCACTATGAAATCCGTGGTACAGGACCCCGCGTCCTTTTTATCCACGGCATAGGTGGCGACCTAAAGAACCCCATAGGTATCTTTAACTCTCCCCTTCCTCAAAATTTCACCGTGCTTGCTTTTGACCCCCGTGGGCTGGGGGAATCGGACAGTCCTACAATATCCTGTAGTATTGCCGACCTTGCCGAAGACGCCGCCGGTCTGGCGGAAGCAGTCGGCTGGGACCGGTACCATGTCCTGGGCGTCTCAATGGGGGGGATGGTGGCCCAGGAGCTGGCTTTAAGTCATCCCTCCAGGGTGGACCGGCTTGTACTGGGTGTTACCAATGGGGGTGGTATCAACTCCGGCCCCCGGGTAGTAGATAGAATGAACGAAATGTCCGCAGCCGAAAAGCTTAAATTGTCAGACCTTAGGAAAGACGAAGCTTGGATGGCTGCCAACCCTGAAATGGTGAACCGCTTTGAGGAACAGTCAAGGGCCGCCAGTGAAGCATTGCATGCAGACCCGGCACTACTTCGGGGCTACAACAACCAGGTAAATGCCGTACTAAAGCACGATGCCTTTGACCGCCTTCCAGAGATAAAAGCTCCTACCCTCGTTTTTGGTGGGCGTTACGACGGCAGTTGTCCGCCGGATATAACCAGGGCAATGGCTAATCAGATTCCGGGCGCACGCTATGAACTTCTGGAATCCGGACACGGCGATTGGTACTTTGACCCGGCGGCTTGGAAAATGATAATTGATTTTCTCCGCGGCTGA
- a CDS encoding ATP-binding cassette domain-containing protein has product MFTLSQGLSFRFQFYGNEVDKSIQVLSGGERVRLYLSCVMLENADCLILDEPANHLELLDRDIFRLLTKPGLFKPGFNHA; this is encoded by the coding sequence ATCTTCACTCTAAGCCAGGGACTATCTTTCCGTTTTCAATTTTATGGAAATGAAGTGGATAAGAGTATTCAAGTTTTAAGCGGCGGGGAGCGTGTAAGGCTTTATCTTTCATGTGTGATGCTTGAGAACGCGGATTGTCTAATACTGGATGAACCTGCAAACCATCTTGAATTACTGGACAGGGATATCTTCAGGTTACTAACAAAGCCAGGGTTGTTTAAACCTGGCTTTAATCATGCGTAG
- a CDS encoding DUF3786 domain-containing protein: protein MTLLKNPMEIYRLLPKLNCKQCQIPSCLAFAAAVINGQKSLVDCPHLEANVIERFDIKVHKRVSLEEQQEQLLEQLKREIATVDFYSSAERLGASLSGDKLKIKCLGKDFFIDSNGNITSDCHVITWLALPLLDYVLSCSGKNVTDEWVPFRELKNGITWIPLFEPLCERPLKHIVDNHTELFEDILHLFNGRPITTSFSSDIALVIYPLPRIPILLSYCKAEEELESKMNIFFDRTAEDNLNIRSIYGINAGLVRMFEKIVFRHG, encoded by the coding sequence ATGACTTTACTTAAGAATCCAATGGAAATCTACAGGTTACTACCAAAATTAAACTGCAAGCAATGTCAAATACCATCATGCCTGGCCTTTGCCGCTGCAGTAATCAATGGTCAAAAAAGTCTTGTCGACTGTCCTCACCTGGAGGCTAATGTAATTGAAAGATTTGATATAAAAGTTCATAAACGGGTGTCTCTTGAAGAGCAGCAGGAGCAGTTACTGGAGCAGTTGAAAAGAGAAATTGCCACCGTAGATTTCTACTCATCAGCCGAAAGACTGGGAGCATCGCTTTCCGGCGATAAATTGAAGATCAAGTGTCTTGGTAAGGACTTTTTTATTGATTCTAATGGGAATATTACATCTGATTGCCACGTAATTACATGGTTAGCGTTACCATTACTTGACTATGTTTTATCGTGTTCGGGGAAAAATGTTACTGACGAATGGGTTCCCTTTAGGGAACTGAAAAATGGGATAACATGGATTCCACTTTTTGAGCCGCTATGTGAAAGACCTTTAAAACATATAGTTGACAACCATACCGAACTTTTTGAAGACATTTTGCATTTGTTTAATGGAAGGCCGATAACTACAAGCTTCTCTTCTGACATTGCGCTGGTTATATACCCTCTACCAAGAATTCCTATACTTCTTTCTTACTGCAAGGCAGAAGAAGAACTAGAATCCAAAATGAATATTTTTTTCGACAGGACAGCTGAAGATAACCTCAACATTAGATCAATATACGGTATTAATGCAGGTCTTGTAAGGATGTTTGAAAAGATTGTTTTTAGGCACGGTTAA
- a CDS encoding DUF3795 domain-containing protein: protein MKKTDDITLVAPCGTYCGDCGVYRVKDDPSLQEVIAERLQKLQVKWNGVPCPGCRSIQGKCLLVDGTCATYACVTEHNVDFCFECPEFPCAKLSPAADKAEVLPHNIKVFYLCCIKHQGLTKFLEMIPEIRNRYYSGKMVIGKGPQLY from the coding sequence ATGAAAAAAACTGATGATATTACTTTGGTTGCGCCGTGCGGGACGTACTGCGGTGATTGCGGGGTCTACAGAGTCAAGGATGATCCTTCCCTGCAAGAAGTAATTGCTGAAAGGTTGCAAAAGTTGCAGGTAAAATGGAACGGTGTCCCCTGTCCGGGTTGCAGGTCAATCCAGGGAAAATGCCTGCTCGTTGACGGGACATGTGCAACATACGCTTGTGTGACCGAACATAATGTTGACTTTTGCTTTGAGTGCCCGGAATTCCCCTGCGCTAAATTAAGCCCTGCGGCAGACAAGGCCGAGGTCTTGCCCCATAACATCAAAGTATTCTACCTGTGCTGTATCAAGCACCAGGGCCTTACCAAGTTTCTAGAAATGATTCCTGAAATCAGAAATAGATATTACAGCGGCAAAATGGTGATCGGCAAAGGGCCTCAACTCTATTAA
- a CDS encoding RNA polymerase sigma factor: MSDKLTELFDRLYCDNQAKVYKLALGLTGNANDAEDITQEAFFRAFRYYHTFREESSFFTWIYRITLNVANYYLKQRAKLRINELIEDLGYSIEEIIDPNPADPETELLALDVKYRCLHGFTECLPINQRKVFCLAVTIGLPHKLVAEILDCSVSSVKTTVHRAKKRIAGYLEERCQLVKKSNPCNCKQWVRYGLQQGWVTKEVLTGPHPEIIEKAREEMYELYSLRHTYQNLYRETADESFTQRIREGIKNKEWSIL, encoded by the coding sequence ATGTCTGATAAACTTACCGAACTTTTTGATCGGTTGTATTGCGACAACCAGGCAAAAGTATACAAGCTAGCCTTGGGACTGACCGGGAATGCGAATGATGCCGAAGACATAACCCAAGAGGCCTTTTTTCGGGCTTTTCGTTACTATCATACCTTTCGCGAAGAAAGCTCCTTTTTCACCTGGATCTATCGAATTACACTCAACGTTGCCAATTACTACCTTAAGCAGAGAGCCAAACTGCGCATCAATGAGCTTATTGAGGATTTAGGTTATTCCATCGAAGAAATCATTGACCCCAACCCCGCCGACCCCGAAACTGAATTGCTTGCCCTTGATGTAAAATACCGTTGTCTACATGGCTTTACAGAATGTTTGCCTATCAACCAGCGAAAGGTTTTTTGCCTGGCGGTAACCATCGGCTTACCGCACAAACTGGTCGCTGAAATTTTAGACTGCTCTGTTAGTTCTGTTAAAACAACAGTGCACCGGGCCAAAAAAAGAATTGCAGGCTATTTGGAAGAAAGATGTCAACTGGTTAAAAAATCGAATCCTTGCAACTGTAAACAGTGGGTTCGTTACGGCCTGCAGCAGGGCTGGGTTACGAAAGAGGTTTTAACCGGTCCCCATCCGGAGATTATTGAAAAAGCCAGGGAAGAAATGTATGAACTGTACTCATTGCGCCATACCTACCAAAACCTGTACAGGGAAACAGCCGATGAATCTTTTACGCAGAGGATCAGGGAAGGTATAAAAAATAAAGAATGGTCAATTTTATGA
- a CDS encoding TetR/AcrR family transcriptional regulator codes for MTQDKTETRSYSSPLRNRQREYTRSLIMEAVASFVAEGRIHTFSVQDVAERAGISYASVYRHFPTRETLLEEMYEWASELAGSQMPPAPSTIDEIPAWVAKSIPVFEQNAAANQAIISVLAALNIKPESRQRRDDTIDKLVSEGASHLPPEITGRAAAILRYLAGSLGWATLRQRFGLDVEDTSAALTWALEVLIRDLKRQDANADYDV; via the coding sequence ATGACTCAGGATAAAACCGAAACACGATCATACTCAAGTCCCCTGCGGAATCGCCAGCGGGAGTATACCCGCAGTCTCATCATGGAGGCTGTCGCTTCATTTGTTGCGGAAGGCCGCATTCATACCTTTAGCGTGCAGGATGTAGCCGAACGGGCCGGGATCTCCTACGCCTCGGTTTACCGCCATTTCCCAACCCGGGAGACGCTGTTGGAAGAAATGTACGAGTGGGCAAGCGAATTGGCCGGATCGCAAATGCCGCCCGCTCCCAGTACAATTGATGAAATACCCGCCTGGGTTGCCAAGTCTATTCCGGTGTTTGAACAGAACGCGGCTGCAAATCAGGCCATTATATCCGTTTTGGCGGCGCTTAACATTAAGCCGGAAAGCAGGCAGCGGCGAGACGACACCATTGATAAACTAGTGTCTGAAGGCGCCTCTCATTTACCCCCGGAAATAACCGGGCGAGCAGCGGCCATACTCCGATACTTGGCAGGCTCTTTGGGCTGGGCGACCCTCCGCCAGCGGTTCGGACTTGATGTTGAAGATACTTCGGCCGCACTAACCTGGGCGTTGGAAGTATTAATTCGTGACCTAAAACGACAAGATGCAAATGCTGATTATGATGTGTAA
- a CDS encoding transposase: MAQQKDVSLFEFQQRFSSEEACQEHLFNMRWAEGFECPRCGCKEYYHISSRRHYQCRDCNYQASLTAGTIFHKTRTALRKWFWAIFLVANDKRGFSALSLQHSIDVSYPTAWLMLHKIRTAMSDRDQLYKLAGLVQLDR, from the coding sequence ATGGCACAACAAAAAGATGTGAGTTTATTTGAGTTTCAGCAACGTTTTAGCAGCGAAGAGGCTTGTCAAGAGCACCTTTTCAATATGCGTTGGGCAGAGGGTTTTGAGTGTCCTCGCTGTGGATGCAAGGAATACTACCATATCTCTTCACGTCGGCACTATCAATGTCGAGATTGTAATTATCAAGCTTCCCTCACAGCAGGGACCATTTTCCATAAGACCCGCACAGCGTTGCGGAAATGGTTTTGGGCCATATTCCTGGTTGCCAATGACAAACGAGGCTTCTCCGCCCTTTCTTTGCAGCATAGTATTGATGTCAGTTATCCTACAGCATGGCTAATGCTTCATAAGATTAGAACTGCAATGTCCGACCGTGATCAGCTATATAAGCTTGCGGGGTTGGTGCAATTAGATAGATGA
- a CDS encoding transposase, which produces MDDAFFGGPNGFQGRGTSKRSVYVAVSTVNEGKPLYVKMKAVDRVNKATALEFANQAISKGCAVTTDGLAAYPQLKPQGYTHERVLCMCGRSNGDLC; this is translated from the coding sequence ATAGATGATGCGTTTTTTGGTGGACCAAACGGTTTTCAAGGCCGTGGCACCTCCAAAAGATCGGTTTACGTTGCGGTATCGACAGTCAACGAGGGCAAACCTCTCTACGTTAAAATGAAAGCTGTGGATCGAGTTAACAAGGCTACAGCATTAGAGTTTGCAAACCAAGCAATCTCCAAAGGATGTGCAGTTACAACGGATGGATTAGCGGCGTATCCACAGTTAAAACCCCAAGGATATACTCATGAGCGAGTTCTATGTATGTGTGGTAGGTCCAACGGTGACTTATGCTGA